The following coding sequences are from one Alphaproteobacteria bacterium window:
- a CDS encoding NADH:flavin oxidoreductase/NADH oxidase: MTEPLLFTPVRLGPLHLANRIAVSPMCQYSAVEGSASDWHLMHLGQFATGGAGLIIVEATGVLPEGRISPACLGLWSDANEAALKPALAFVRRHSAARIAIQLGHAGRKGSGNLPWRGGGPIMPDAPGGWRTVAPSPLPFDSGWPAPMALDQAGLERVKDGFARATRRALRLGFDAIELHGAHGYLIHQFLSPLSNRRDDAYGGSLDNRLRFPLELFDAVRALWPANRALGIRVSASDWVDGGWELEQTIQFAMALKARGCDFIDVSSGGSSPAQQIPLGPGYQVPFAEAVRRETGLATLAVGMITGAQQAEDILQAGQADMVCLARALLWDPHWPWHAAAELGATAPFPPQYARAHPSLKGPPTPADY; this comes from the coding sequence ATGACCGAACCGCTGCTCTTCACCCCTGTCCGCCTGGGCCCGCTGCACCTGGCCAACCGCATCGCCGTCTCGCCCATGTGCCAGTACTCGGCGGTAGAGGGCAGCGCCAGCGACTGGCACCTCATGCACCTTGGCCAGTTCGCCACCGGCGGCGCCGGGCTCATCATCGTGGAGGCCACCGGCGTCCTGCCCGAGGGCCGCATCTCGCCGGCCTGTCTCGGCCTGTGGTCGGACGCCAACGAGGCGGCGCTCAAACCGGCCCTGGCTTTCGTCCGCCGCCACAGCGCCGCCCGTATCGCCATCCAGCTCGGCCATGCCGGCCGCAAGGGCTCCGGCAATCTGCCGTGGCGCGGCGGCGGGCCCATCATGCCGGATGCGCCCGGCGGCTGGCGGACGGTGGCCCCCTCGCCCCTGCCGTTCGATTCCGGCTGGCCGGCGCCCATGGCGCTGGACCAGGCCGGGCTGGAGCGGGTGAAGGACGGCTTCGCCCGGGCCACCCGCCGCGCCCTGCGTCTCGGCTTCGACGCCATAGAGCTGCACGGCGCCCACGGCTATCTCATCCACCAGTTTCTCTCACCGCTCAGTAACCGGCGCGACGACGCCTATGGCGGATCGCTGGACAACCGTCTGCGCTTTCCGCTGGAGCTGTTCGACGCGGTGCGCGCCCTGTGGCCGGCGAATCGGGCGCTGGGCATCCGCGTCTCCGCCAGCGACTGGGTGGACGGTGGCTGGGAACTGGAGCAGACGATTCAATTCGCCATGGCTTTGAAAGCGCGCGGCTGCGACTTCATTGACGTATCCAGCGGCGGCTCATCGCCGGCCCAGCAGATTCCGCTGGGCCCCGGTTATCAGGTGCCCTTCGCCGAAGCGGTCCGGCGCGAAACCGGCCTGGCCACGCTGGCTGTCGGCATGATCACCGGCGCGCAGCAGGCGGAGGACATTCTCCAGGCCGGACAGGCCGACATGGTGTGTCTCGCCCGCGCCCTGTTGTGGGACCCGCACTGGCCATGGCACGCGGCAGCAGAGCTGGGCGCCACCGCGCCCTTCCCGCCGCAATACGCCCGCGCCCACCCTTCGCTCAAGGGCCCGCCGACGCCGGCGGATTACTAG
- a CDS encoding multidrug effflux MFS transporter produces MTKPAAPPPSAAAAAGALTDHQKRVVIPVLLVVLSWVGTVAMTAYVPSLPALPGYFGTTAGTAQLTVTLFLLGFAAGQLSYGPFSDRYGRRPVLIAGMTLFFAASILCTVAPSIEVLIAGRFLQGTGATAGFAMSAIVIRDLYEREQAARIMGYVQAAGSSAPAFGPLIGGQFEQYLSWHWTFGFMALLAGGLLAAIIARLPETNDRRNPRALDMRILLGNYRNVYSSRLFIGYAIIIGASSAGILSFTTGGSFYFIDWLGYSPQFFAIFPAFNVIAMVSGALLAGRYSTRLGITRMLAIGTGLTLLGGLATAAIGWAPIASSGIAGVVGFTLPFMVFLLGMGICQPNAMAGALAPYRAMAGLAGSGVGILGMAFSMAASTGISLLNNDNGSPLPMVTAIGLCGLLSFLAFRFVVRPLESKTPKSGHR; encoded by the coding sequence ATGACAAAGCCGGCCGCGCCGCCGCCATCCGCCGCTGCTGCCGCCGGCGCCCTGACCGACCATCAAAAGCGGGTGGTCATTCCGGTCCTGCTGGTGGTGTTGTCGTGGGTCGGCACCGTCGCCATGACCGCCTATGTGCCGAGCCTGCCGGCCCTGCCGGGCTATTTTGGCACCACCGCCGGCACCGCCCAGCTCACGGTCACCCTGTTCCTGCTGGGCTTCGCCGCCGGCCAGTTGTCCTACGGCCCCTTCTCTGATCGCTACGGCCGGCGGCCGGTGCTCATCGCCGGCATGACCCTGTTCTTCGCCGCCAGCATTCTGTGCACCGTCGCCCCGTCCATAGAGGTGCTCATCGCCGGCCGTTTCCTGCAGGGCACCGGCGCCACCGCCGGCTTCGCCATGAGCGCCATCGTCATCCGCGACCTTTACGAACGCGAACAGGCGGCGCGCATCATGGGCTATGTGCAGGCCGCCGGCTCGTCGGCGCCGGCCTTCGGCCCGCTCATCGGCGGCCAGTTCGAACAGTATCTGTCATGGCACTGGACCTTCGGTTTCATGGCCCTGCTGGCCGGTGGTCTGCTGGCGGCGATCATCGCCCGCCTGCCAGAGACCAACGACCGGCGCAATCCTCGCGCGCTGGACATGCGCATCCTGCTCGGCAACTACCGCAACGTCTATTCGTCGCGCCTGTTCATCGGCTACGCCATCATCATCGGCGCGTCGTCCGCCGGTATTCTCAGCTTCACCACCGGCGGCTCGTTCTATTTCATCGACTGGCTGGGCTACAGCCCGCAATTCTTCGCCATCTTCCCGGCCTTCAACGTCATTGCCATGGTCTCCGGCGCGCTGCTGGCCGGGCGCTACAGCACCCGCCTCGGCATTACGCGCATGCTGGCCATTGGCACCGGGCTGACGCTCCTGGGCGGCCTTGCCACCGCCGCCATCGGCTGGGCGCCCATCGCCAGCAGCGGCATCGCCGGCGTCGTCGGCTTCACCCTGCCCTTCATGGTCTTCCTGCTGGGCATGGGCATCTGCCAGCCCAACGCCATGGCCGGCGCGCTGGCGCCCTATCGCGCCATGGCCGGTCTCGCCGGCTCCGGTGTGGGCATTCTGGGCATGGCCTTCTCCATGGCCGCCAGCACCGGCATCAGCCTGCTCAACAATGACAACGGGTCGCCGCTGCCCATGGTCACCGCCATCGGCTTGTGCGGCCTGCTGTCTTTCCTCGCTTTCCGCTTTGTGGTGCGACCGCTGGAAAGCAAAACACCGAAGTCCGGACACCGATGA
- a CDS encoding VOC family protein, which produces MSTQNKDPRPPVAIGHVMVDVPDVADATKLLTSIGLRRVAGNDRFTVLELRGGTHLIVQKSDRAIAAGAHAPFDLMVDDVDATRTEHVALGLDPSPIERGTIHDTYTISAMGGYRLSITSSHAGDRPV; this is translated from the coding sequence ATGTCAACGCAGAACAAAGACCCGCGTCCGCCCGTCGCCATCGGCCATGTGATGGTGGATGTGCCCGATGTGGCCGACGCGACAAAACTCCTGACCTCAATCGGCCTGCGCCGGGTCGCCGGCAATGACCGCTTCACCGTGCTGGAGCTGCGCGGCGGCACCCATCTGATCGTCCAGAAGTCCGACCGCGCCATCGCCGCCGGCGCACACGCCCCCTTCGACCTGATGGTCGACGATGTTGACGCCACGCGAACGGAACACGTCGCCCTTGGCCTCGACCCGTCACCGATCGAGCGCGGCACCATCCACGACACCTATACGATCTCCGCCATGGGCGGCTACCGGCTGTCCATCACCTCGTCCCACGCTGGCGACCGGCCGGTCTGA
- a CDS encoding MFS transporter, translating into MLLLRIFLPFALGYFLSFLFRSINAVVGPRLVADVGVGPESLGLLTSVYFLTFAAVQIPLGVALDRFGPRRTEAFLLLFAALGAFLFARAETTEGLIIARGLIGLGVAACLMASFKVFVLWFPHERLPLLNGCVLAVGGFGAIMATTPVELALGIAGWRSLFVGLAGLTFFASAFIFLAVPEKPGSRTQETISAGLDGVRQVFMSRLFWRIGPMIFALSAAGQSFQGLWAGPWLRDIGGYSPATTANMLMLFAIAMTAGFLGLGAMTQGLIRRGYDPLKLAVSGVSVAVLAQTVLVLNATQLAWPFMAVMGFFGTSAMLVYSALVPAYPVHLSGRVSTAMNLMAFVGAFIGQWATGLIIGLFSAPGAGFAPGGYQTAFALLMAVEVAAVLWLASSLDWRRRRTTA; encoded by the coding sequence ATGCTCCTGTTGCGCATCTTTCTGCCTTTCGCGCTCGGCTACTTCCTGTCCTTCCTGTTCCGCTCGATCAACGCGGTGGTCGGGCCCCGACTGGTGGCGGATGTGGGCGTCGGACCGGAATCCCTGGGCCTGTTGACCAGCGTCTATTTCCTCACCTTCGCCGCGGTGCAGATTCCCCTGGGCGTGGCGCTCGACCGCTTCGGACCGCGCCGCACCGAGGCCTTCCTTCTGCTGTTCGCCGCACTGGGCGCCTTTCTCTTCGCCCGCGCCGAGACCACCGAGGGGCTGATCATCGCCCGCGGCCTCATCGGCCTTGGCGTCGCCGCCTGCCTGATGGCCAGCTTCAAGGTCTTCGTCCTGTGGTTTCCCCACGAGCGCCTGCCGCTGCTCAACGGCTGTGTGCTGGCGGTCGGCGGTTTCGGCGCCATCATGGCGACGACGCCGGTGGAGCTGGCGCTGGGTATCGCCGGCTGGCGCAGCCTGTTCGTCGGTCTCGCCGGCCTGACCTTCTTCGCCAGCGCCTTCATCTTCCTGGCGGTGCCGGAAAAGCCCGGCAGCCGCACCCAGGAGACCATCAGCGCCGGCCTCGACGGTGTGCGCCAGGTATTCATGAGCCGGCTGTTCTGGCGCATAGGGCCGATGATCTTCGCCCTGTCCGCCGCCGGCCAGTCGTTTCAGGGCCTGTGGGCGGGGCCGTGGCTGCGCGACATCGGCGGCTATTCGCCGGCCACCACCGCCAACATGCTGATGCTCTTCGCCATCGCCATGACCGCCGGTTTTCTCGGCCTCGGCGCCATGACCCAGGGGCTCATCCGGCGCGGCTATGATCCGCTCAAGCTGGCGGTCAGCGGCGTGTCGGTGGCGGTCCTGGCGCAGACCGTGCTGGTCCTCAACGCCACCCAACTGGCCTGGCCGTTCATGGCGGTCATGGGCTTCTTCGGCACCTCGGCCATGCTGGTCTATTCGGCCCTGGTGCCGGCCTATCCGGTGCACCTGTCGGGCCGCGTCTCCACCGCCATGAATCTGATGGCCTTCGTCGGCGCCTTCATCGGCCAATGGGCGACGGGGCTGATCATCGGGCTGTTCTCCGCGCCCGGCGCCGGCTTCGCGCCGGGCGGCTACCAGACCGCCTTCGCCCTGCTCATGGCCGTCGAAGTGGCCGCCGTGCTGTGGCTGGCCAGCAGCCTCGACTGGCGCAGAAGGCGGACGACCGCCTAG
- a CDS encoding amidohydrolase family protein has product MNETTCIRHIDFLIAADAAGHHYLRDADLAFADGAITFVGRHYDGPVTTEVDGRHMMVMPGMVNIHCHPSSTFELKGIRDELSSPKMFGTVLFEYTGVVSMDDEYRVAGLQASLAELLKSGCTTVVDFEFPFDGWLDTLADSGIRAYAGATFQSASFRTSNGHETRYDWDEESGRQQFRQAIAAVDAAERHESGRLKGMICPGQADSVTEELIRETVAAAADRNMPVQVHAGQSIVEFAEMMRRHGKSPVQWLNDLGFLRPGSILAHCLFTDDNPRLFWPEKRDIGILAETGATIAHCPVVQARAGRVLHSFSSHRKRGVNIGVGIDANPLNMVDEVRNVAQMGCVADGYRGDATVADAFSAATLGGAKALQRDDLGRIAVGARADLVLVDLTHPLMQPRRDPLRTLVFSALERPIRHVYVDGRQVVRDGEVTAFDHGAAAAKMNAGQEQVLARVAQRHWSGGSGDQVFPRALATRQ; this is encoded by the coding sequence ATGAACGAGACCACCTGCATCCGCCACATCGACTTTCTGATCGCCGCCGACGCGGCCGGTCATCACTATCTGCGCGATGCGGACCTGGCCTTCGCCGATGGCGCCATCACCTTTGTCGGCCGCCACTATGACGGGCCGGTGACGACGGAGGTGGACGGCCGCCACATGATGGTCATGCCGGGCATGGTCAACATCCACTGTCATCCGTCGTCCACCTTTGAGCTGAAGGGTATTCGCGACGAGCTGTCGAGCCCCAAGATGTTCGGCACGGTGCTGTTCGAATATACCGGCGTCGTCAGCATGGACGACGAATATCGGGTGGCCGGCCTGCAGGCCTCGCTGGCCGAGCTGCTGAAGAGCGGCTGCACCACGGTGGTGGATTTCGAGTTTCCCTTCGACGGCTGGCTCGACACGCTGGCCGACAGCGGCATCCGCGCTTATGCGGGGGCGACGTTCCAGTCGGCCAGCTTCCGCACCTCGAACGGCCATGAGACCCGCTACGACTGGGACGAGGAGTCCGGCCGCCAGCAGTTCCGTCAGGCGATTGCCGCGGTGGACGCGGCGGAGCGCCATGAGAGCGGCCGCCTCAAGGGCATGATCTGCCCGGGCCAGGCGGACTCCGTCACCGAAGAGCTGATCCGCGAAACGGTGGCGGCGGCGGCCGACCGCAACATGCCGGTGCAGGTCCATGCGGGCCAGAGCATCGTCGAGTTCGCCGAGATGATGCGCCGCCATGGCAAGTCGCCGGTGCAGTGGCTGAACGATCTTGGTTTCCTGCGACCGGGATCGATACTCGCCCATTGTCTCTTCACCGACGACAATCCGCGCCTGTTCTGGCCGGAAAAGCGGGACATCGGGATTCTGGCAGAGACCGGCGCCACCATCGCCCACTGTCCGGTGGTGCAGGCGCGGGCCGGCCGGGTTCTGCACAGTTTTTCCAGCCACCGCAAGCGTGGCGTCAATATCGGCGTGGGCATCGACGCCAACCCGCTCAACATGGTGGACGAGGTGCGCAACGTGGCGCAGATGGGCTGCGTCGCCGACGGCTATCGCGGCGACGCCACCGTGGCCGATGCTTTCAGCGCGGCGACCCTGGGCGGCGCCAAAGCCCTGCAGCGCGACGATCTGGGCCGCATCGCGGTGGGGGCCAGGGCCGACCTGGTGCTGGTGGACCTTACCCACCCGCTGATGCAGCCACGGCGCGACCCCCTGCGGACGCTGGTGTTCTCGGCCCTGGAACGGCCGATCCGCCATGTCTATGTGGATGGCCGCCAGGTGGTGCGCGACGGCGAGGTGACCGCCTTCGACCATGGGGCGGCGGCGGCGAAGATGAACGCCGGCCAGGAGCAGGTGCTGGCGCGGGTAGCGCAGCGCCATTGGTCCGGTGGCAGCGGCGATCAGGTGTTCCCCCGCGCCCTGGCCACCCGGCAATAG
- a CDS encoding glutathione S-transferase family protein, which produces MKLYQGATSPFAVRVRIAAYAKGIDLPTEAPPGGFASDAFKALTPMGKVPSLRLDDGRIIAESAVINEYLNDACDGPDLLPADPAERARARMITAMTDNYVFARYLPLFALVKAEGKDSPALAAGLGEVRRGLAALERCVDGGGHAVGRSLTLADCGMAPALYYLTEYGEEYFGVADILADCPKLQALWAGLKEDPHVKRALADR; this is translated from the coding sequence ATGAAGCTCTATCAGGGGGCGACGTCGCCGTTTGCCGTGCGGGTGCGTATCGCCGCCTATGCCAAGGGCATTGACCTGCCGACGGAAGCGCCGCCGGGCGGTTTCGCCAGCGACGCCTTCAAGGCCCTGACGCCCATGGGCAAGGTGCCCTCGCTGCGGCTGGACGACGGCCGCATCATCGCCGAGTCGGCGGTCATCAACGAGTATCTCAACGACGCCTGCGACGGCCCCGACCTGCTGCCGGCGGACCCGGCGGAGCGGGCGCGGGCGCGCATGATCACCGCCATGACGGACAACTATGTGTTCGCCCGCTATCTGCCGCTTTTCGCGCTGGTCAAGGCGGAAGGCAAGGACAGTCCGGCGCTGGCCGCCGGGCTGGGCGAGGTGCGGCGCGGACTGGCGGCGCTGGAGCGTTGCGTGGACGGCGGCGGCCATGCGGTGGGCCGGTCCCTGACCCTGGCCGACTGCGGCATGGCGCCGGCGCTCTATTATCTGACGGAATATGGAGAAGAGTATTTCGGCGTGGCCGACATTCTGGCCGACTGCCCGAAGCTCCAGGCCCTGTGGGCCGGCCTGAAAGAAGACCCGCATGTAAAACGGGCGCTGGCGGACAGATAA
- a CDS encoding DUF899 family protein: MSTPSDSIAALEKEIWEKTARLNHLRRQTADDGGPAVADYSFATLTGPLRLSDLFAGHDTLLAIHNMGQGCRHCTLRADGLNGLLPHLETAMSVVLLSKDDPHTQQRFAHERGWRFRLASHGGGAYIREQAIQPGHDNYPGCVVYRRDGAAIRRRHAAAFGENDLFCPAWHLLAMAGRGEDDWHPQFSYWRRPDAMDDGGANLPD, encoded by the coding sequence ATGTCCACCCCATCCGACTCCATCGCCGCGCTGGAAAAGGAAATCTGGGAAAAGACCGCCCGGCTCAACCACCTGCGCCGCCAGACTGCCGATGACGGTGGACCGGCGGTGGCCGACTACAGCTTCGCCACGCTCACCGGGCCGCTGCGCCTCAGTGACCTCTTCGCCGGCCACGACACCCTGCTGGCCATTCACAATATGGGCCAGGGCTGCCGCCACTGCACATTGCGGGCCGACGGCCTCAACGGCCTGCTGCCCCATCTGGAAACCGCCATGAGCGTAGTTCTGCTGTCGAAGGACGACCCTCACACCCAACAGCGTTTCGCCCATGAGCGGGGCTGGCGCTTCCGCCTGGCCTCACACGGTGGCGGCGCCTATATCCGCGAACAGGCAATCCAGCCGGGCCATGACAATTATCCGGGCTGCGTGGTCTATCGCCGCGACGGCGCCGCCATCCGCCGCCGGCACGCCGCCGCCTTCGGCGAGAACGACCTGTTCTGTCCGGCCTGGCATCTGCTGGCCATGGCCGGCCGTGGCGAGGATGACTGGCACCCGCAGTTCAGCTACTGGCGACGACCGGACGCCATGGATGATGGTGGCGCCAACCTGCCGGACTAG